The following proteins are encoded in a genomic region of Zea mays cultivar B73 chromosome 9, Zm-B73-REFERENCE-NAM-5.0, whole genome shotgun sequence:
- the LOC118473451 gene encoding RAN GTPase-activating protein 2-like gives MMLEVLRKGPRTTAELEAPVADTSLVSADAPRVLADTVLDISGGERAFIEADEAKELLSPLTKPGNSYKRICFSNRSFGIGAANVAGPILDSVKNQLTEVDISDFVAGRSEDEALDVMRIFSKALEGSVLRYLNISDNALGEKGVRAFSELLKSQESLEELYVMNDGISEEAAKALSELIPATEKLKVLHFHNNMTGDEGAMYII, from the coding sequence ATGATGTTGGAAGTTCTGAGAAAAGGCCCAAGGACTACTGCAGAATTGGAGGCACCTGTAGCTGATACATCTCTTGTGTCTGCTGATGCACCTCGTGTGCTTGCTGATACTGTACTGGATATATCTGGTGGGGAGCGTGCTTTTATTGAGGCAGATGAAGCAAAGGAACTGCTTAGTCCACTTACCAAACCAGGGAATTCATATAAAAGAATTTGCTTTAGCAACAGGAGCTTTGGTATTGGTGCTGCTAATGTTGCTGGTCCAATTCTTGATTCAGTTAAGAACCAGCTCACAGAGGTTGACATCTCAGATTTTGTGGCAGGAAGGTCTGAGGATGAAGCCCTTGATGTGATGCGCATATTCTCCAAAGCATTAGAGGGTTCTGTCCTGAGATATCTGAACATCTCTGACAATGCTTTGGGTGAGAAGGGTGTCAGGGCATTCAGTGAGCTCCTGAAATCACAGGAATCCCTGGAAGAACTATATGTGATGAATGATGGCATATCAGAGGAAGCTGCGAAAGCTCTATCTGAGCTTATTCCTGCAACTGAGAAGCTTAAGGTTCTCCACTTCCACAACAACATGACGGGAGATGAAGGTGCTATGTATATAATATGA